A genomic stretch from Numida meleagris isolate 19003 breed g44 Domestic line chromosome 2, NumMel1.0, whole genome shotgun sequence includes:
- the PPP4R1 gene encoding serine/threonine-protein phosphatase 4 regulatory subunit 1 isoform X6: MLTPLGRLDKYAASENIFNRQMVARSLLDTLKEVSDDERDCIAVLERISRLADDSEPTVRAELMEQVPHIAMFCQENRPSIPYAFSKYLLPIVVRYLADQNNQVRKTSQAALLVLLEQELIERYDVETKVCPVLIDLTAPDSNDDVKTEAVAIMCKMASMVGKDITERLVLPRFCEMCCDCRMFHVRKVCAANFGDICSVVGQQATEEMLLPRFFQLCSDNVWGVRKACAECFMAVSCATSQEVRRTKLSTLFINLISDPSRWVRQAAFQSLGPFISTFANPSSSGQYFKEEDDKNSEDHASAQENSKQIRTTEDITTEDEHNRTENLSSHIDNGNFGTKLENATGDQNAVSNNSQRESDFQTESSFHCTLSSDSCGGMADENEQSSHCCTAGLREAGRSSQETSLSEQELYNSFHFWRTPLPEIDIDLELQQTSEIILDREIQELTMPVSPNIPMATRKELEEMIENLEPHIDDPDVKAQVEVLSAALRASSLNPQEETMAGIGKGTDSQNELTSSDQQSFKPILSDIVPLIGDTVENLDSTLHYIHNDSDLSTNSSFSPEEERKSKVQDVVPQALLDQYLSMTDPSRAQTVDTEIAKHCAYSLPGVALTLGRQNWHCLKDTYETLASDMQWKVRRTLAFSIHELAVILGDQLTAGDLVPVFNGFLKDLDEVRIGVLKHLHDFLKLLHLDKRREYLYQLQEFLVTDNSRNWRFRAELAEQLILLLDLYSARDIYDYLRPIAFSLCADKVSSVRWISYKLVSEMVKKLYMASTSTFVVDLMNELVEKFCRCRKWSGRQTFVFICQTISEDDCLPMDQFAVHLLPHLLHLASDRVPNVRVLLAKTLKQTLLEKEYFINSANSHQEAVEQTVMALQMDDDNDVKYFASIHPASTKIADDAMSTASSTY; encoded by the exons AGCCTACAGTGCGGGCAGAACTGATGGAACAGGTGCCTCACATTGCTATGTTTTGTCAAGAAAACAGACCTTCCATCCCATATGCTTTTTCCAAATACTTACTACCTATTGTGGTACGGTACCTTGCAGACCAGAATAACCAG GTAAGAAAAACGAGCCAGGCAGCATTGTTAGTTCTGTTGGAACAAGAACTCATAGAGAGATATGATGTGGAGACCAAAGTATGCCCTGTTCTGATAGATCTGACGGCACCAGACAGCAATGATGATGTGAAGACGGAAGCCGTGGCT ATAATGTGCAAAATGGCCTCCATGGTGGGAAAGGACATCACGGAAAGACTTGTTCTTCCTAGGTTTTGTGAGATGTGCTGTGACTGCAGAATGTTTCATGTTCGTAAG GTATGTGCAGCCAACTTTGGAGATATCTGCAGCGTGGTTGGGCAGCAGGCCACTGAAGAAATGCTG CTGCCGAggtttttccagctctgctctgataATGTGTGGGGAGTTCGGAAAGCCTGTGCCGAATGTTTCATGGCAGTTTCTTGTGCAACATCACAAGAAGTCCGGCGGACAAAGTTGTCAACcctttttattaatttgattAGTGATCCTTCGCGATGG GTCCGACAAGCTGCTTTTCAGTCCCTGGGGCCTTTCATATCAACTTTTGCTAACCCATCCAGCAGTGGtcagtattttaaagaagaagaTGATAAAAACTCAGAGGACCATGCTTCTGCACAGGAAAACAG CAAACAAATCAGAACTACAGAAGACATCACAACAGAGGATGAGCACAACAGAACAGAGAATCTGTCTTCACACATCGATAATGGCAATTTTGGAACAAAACTTGAAAATGCCACGGGGGATCAAAATGCAGTGTCAAATAACTCCCAGAGGGAAAGTGATTTCCAGACTGAGTCATCCTTTCATTGCACTTTGTCGTCAGATTCTTGTGGGGGAATGGCTGATGAGAATGAGCAAAGTTCTCATTGCTGTACAGCAGGACTACGGGAGGCTGGGCGAAGTTCACAGGAAACCTCTCTTTCGGAGCAGGAATTGTACAACTCTTTCCATTTCTGGAGGACTCCACTTCCTGAAATAGATATTGATTTGGAGCTTCAGCAGACTTCTGAGATAATCCTCGATAGAGAAATTCAGGAACTCACAATGCCGGTGTCTCCAAACATTCCTATGGCAACAAGGAAAGAGTTGGAGGAAATGATAGAAAATTTGGAACCCCATATAGATGATCCAGACGTTAAAG CACAAGTGGAGGTGTTGTCTGCTGCACTCAGAGCATCCAGTTTGAATCCTCAGGAAGAGACGATGGCCGGCATTGGCAAGGGAACAGACTCACAGAATGAACTTACCAGCAGTGACCAACAAAGTTTTAAGCCTATACTGAGTGATATTGTGCCTTTAATTGGTGACACTGTTGAG aatttgGATTCCACGCTTCATTATATTCATAACGATTCAGATTTGAGCACCAATAGTAGTTTCAGccctgaggaagaaagaaaatccaaagtACAG GATGTTGTACCTCAAGCCTTGCTGGATCAGTATTTATCAATGACTGATCCATCTCGCGCACAAACTGTTGATACCGAGATTGCCAAACACTGTGCCTACAGCCTACCCGGTGTGGCGCTTACACTAGGCAGACAGAACTGGCACTGCTTGAAGGATACCTATGAGACACTGGCATCTGACATGCAG tggaaagtTCGGCGGACGCTAGCATTTTCTATACATGAACTTGCTGTCATCCTTGGAGACCAACTTACAGCTGGGGATTTAGTTCCTGTCTTCAATGGCTTCTTAAAAGACCTGGATGAAGTCAGGATAGGTGTGCTTAAACACTTGCATGACTTTCTAAAG cttctTCATCTTGACAAAAGAAGAGAGTATCTTTATCAGCTCCAGGAATTCTTAGTGACTGATAACAGCAGGAATTGGCGTTTCCGTGCAGAGCTGGCTGA GCAGCTGATCTTACTTCTAGATCTGTACAGTGCCAGAGACATCTACGACTACTTGCGACCTATCGCGTTCAGCCTCTGTGCAGACAAAGTGTCTTCTGTCCGTTGGATTTCTTACAAGCTG GTTAGTGAAATGGTAAAGAAGCTGTACATGGCGTCAACGTCAACGTTTGTGGTAGACCTCATGAATGAACTTGTTGAAAAGTTCTGTAGATGCCGCAAATGGTCCGGCCGGCAAACTTTTGTCTTTATCTGCCAG ACTATCAGTGAAGATGACTGCCTGCCCATGGACCAGTTTGCTGTGCATCTGTTGCCACACTTATTACACTTGGCATCTGACAGAGTTCCAAATGTTCGAGTCCTGCTTGCAAAAACATTAAAGCAAACGCTTTTAGAGAAAG agtaTTTTATAAATTCTGCCAACTCGCATCAAGAAGCTGTGGAACAAACAGTTATGGCGCTTCAAATGGACGATGACAACGATGTCAAGTATTTTGCAAGCATACACCCTGCCAGTACCAAAATTGCAGACGATGCCATGAGCACTGCTTCATCAACGTATTGA
- the PPP4R1 gene encoding serine/threonine-protein phosphatase 4 regulatory subunit 1 isoform X5 encodes MAAAGAAGGEEGAGAEPGAPLDFVSQDEMLTPLGRLDKYAASENIFNRQMVARSLLDTLKEVSDDERDCIAVLERISRLADDSEPTVRAELMEQVPHIAMFCQENRPSIPYAFSKYLLPIVVRYLADQNNQVRKTSQAALLVLLEQELIERYDVETKVCPVLIDLTAPDSNDDVKTEAVAIMCKMASMVGKDITERLVLPRFCEMCCDCRMFHVRKVCAANFGDICSVVGQQATEEMLLPRFFQLCSDNVWGVRKACAECFMAVSCATSQEVRRTKLSTLFINLISDPSRWVRQAAFQSLGPFISTFANPSSSGQYFKEEDDKNSEDHASAQENSKQIRTTEDITTEDEHNRTENLSSHIDNGNFGTKLENATGDQNAVSNNSQRESDFQTESSFHCTLSSDSCGGMADENEQSSHCCTAGLREAGRSSQETSLSEQELYNSFHFWRTPLPEIDIDLELQQTSEIILDREIQELTMPVSPNIPMATRKELEEMIENLEPHIDDPDVKAQVEVLSAALRASSLNPQEETMAGIGKGTDSQNELTSSDQQSFKPILSDIVPLIGDTVENLDSTLHYIHNDSDLSTNSSFSPEEERKSKVQDVVPQALLDQYLSMTDPSRAQTVDTEIAKHCAYSLPGVALTLGRQNWHCLKDTYETLASDMQWKVRRTLAFSIHELAVILGDQLTAGDLVPVFNGFLKDLDEVRIGVLKHLHDFLKLLHLDKRREYLYQLQEFLVTDNSRNWRFRAELAEQLILLLDLYSARDIYDYLRPIAFSLCADKVSSVRWISYKLVSEMVKKLYMASTSTFVVDLMNELVEKFCRCRKWSGRQTFVFICQTISEDDCLPMDQFAVHLLPHLLHLASDRVPNVRVLLAKTLKQTLLEKEYFINSANSHQEAVEQTVMALQMDDDNDVKYFASIHPASTKIADDAMSTASSTY; translated from the exons AGCCTACAGTGCGGGCAGAACTGATGGAACAGGTGCCTCACATTGCTATGTTTTGTCAAGAAAACAGACCTTCCATCCCATATGCTTTTTCCAAATACTTACTACCTATTGTGGTACGGTACCTTGCAGACCAGAATAACCAG GTAAGAAAAACGAGCCAGGCAGCATTGTTAGTTCTGTTGGAACAAGAACTCATAGAGAGATATGATGTGGAGACCAAAGTATGCCCTGTTCTGATAGATCTGACGGCACCAGACAGCAATGATGATGTGAAGACGGAAGCCGTGGCT ATAATGTGCAAAATGGCCTCCATGGTGGGAAAGGACATCACGGAAAGACTTGTTCTTCCTAGGTTTTGTGAGATGTGCTGTGACTGCAGAATGTTTCATGTTCGTAAG GTATGTGCAGCCAACTTTGGAGATATCTGCAGCGTGGTTGGGCAGCAGGCCACTGAAGAAATGCTG CTGCCGAggtttttccagctctgctctgataATGTGTGGGGAGTTCGGAAAGCCTGTGCCGAATGTTTCATGGCAGTTTCTTGTGCAACATCACAAGAAGTCCGGCGGACAAAGTTGTCAACcctttttattaatttgattAGTGATCCTTCGCGATGG GTCCGACAAGCTGCTTTTCAGTCCCTGGGGCCTTTCATATCAACTTTTGCTAACCCATCCAGCAGTGGtcagtattttaaagaagaagaTGATAAAAACTCAGAGGACCATGCTTCTGCACAGGAAAACAG CAAACAAATCAGAACTACAGAAGACATCACAACAGAGGATGAGCACAACAGAACAGAGAATCTGTCTTCACACATCGATAATGGCAATTTTGGAACAAAACTTGAAAATGCCACGGGGGATCAAAATGCAGTGTCAAATAACTCCCAGAGGGAAAGTGATTTCCAGACTGAGTCATCCTTTCATTGCACTTTGTCGTCAGATTCTTGTGGGGGAATGGCTGATGAGAATGAGCAAAGTTCTCATTGCTGTACAGCAGGACTACGGGAGGCTGGGCGAAGTTCACAGGAAACCTCTCTTTCGGAGCAGGAATTGTACAACTCTTTCCATTTCTGGAGGACTCCACTTCCTGAAATAGATATTGATTTGGAGCTTCAGCAGACTTCTGAGATAATCCTCGATAGAGAAATTCAGGAACTCACAATGCCGGTGTCTCCAAACATTCCTATGGCAACAAGGAAAGAGTTGGAGGAAATGATAGAAAATTTGGAACCCCATATAGATGATCCAGACGTTAAAG CACAAGTGGAGGTGTTGTCTGCTGCACTCAGAGCATCCAGTTTGAATCCTCAGGAAGAGACGATGGCCGGCATTGGCAAGGGAACAGACTCACAGAATGAACTTACCAGCAGTGACCAACAAAGTTTTAAGCCTATACTGAGTGATATTGTGCCTTTAATTGGTGACACTGTTGAG aatttgGATTCCACGCTTCATTATATTCATAACGATTCAGATTTGAGCACCAATAGTAGTTTCAGccctgaggaagaaagaaaatccaaagtACAG GATGTTGTACCTCAAGCCTTGCTGGATCAGTATTTATCAATGACTGATCCATCTCGCGCACAAACTGTTGATACCGAGATTGCCAAACACTGTGCCTACAGCCTACCCGGTGTGGCGCTTACACTAGGCAGACAGAACTGGCACTGCTTGAAGGATACCTATGAGACACTGGCATCTGACATGCAG tggaaagtTCGGCGGACGCTAGCATTTTCTATACATGAACTTGCTGTCATCCTTGGAGACCAACTTACAGCTGGGGATTTAGTTCCTGTCTTCAATGGCTTCTTAAAAGACCTGGATGAAGTCAGGATAGGTGTGCTTAAACACTTGCATGACTTTCTAAAG cttctTCATCTTGACAAAAGAAGAGAGTATCTTTATCAGCTCCAGGAATTCTTAGTGACTGATAACAGCAGGAATTGGCGTTTCCGTGCAGAGCTGGCTGA GCAGCTGATCTTACTTCTAGATCTGTACAGTGCCAGAGACATCTACGACTACTTGCGACCTATCGCGTTCAGCCTCTGTGCAGACAAAGTGTCTTCTGTCCGTTGGATTTCTTACAAGCTG GTTAGTGAAATGGTAAAGAAGCTGTACATGGCGTCAACGTCAACGTTTGTGGTAGACCTCATGAATGAACTTGTTGAAAAGTTCTGTAGATGCCGCAAATGGTCCGGCCGGCAAACTTTTGTCTTTATCTGCCAG ACTATCAGTGAAGATGACTGCCTGCCCATGGACCAGTTTGCTGTGCATCTGTTGCCACACTTATTACACTTGGCATCTGACAGAGTTCCAAATGTTCGAGTCCTGCTTGCAAAAACATTAAAGCAAACGCTTTTAGAGAAAG agtaTTTTATAAATTCTGCCAACTCGCATCAAGAAGCTGTGGAACAAACAGTTATGGCGCTTCAAATGGACGATGACAACGATGTCAAGTATTTTGCAAGCATACACCCTGCCAGTACCAAAATTGCAGACGATGCCATGAGCACTGCTTCATCAACGTATTGA
- the PPP4R1 gene encoding serine/threonine-protein phosphatase 4 regulatory subunit 1 isoform X7 — protein MEQVPHIAMFCQENRPSIPYAFSKYLLPIVVRYLADQNNQVRKTSQAALLVLLEQELIERYDVETKVCPVLIDLTAPDSNDDVKTEAVAIMCKMASMVGKDITERLVLPRFCEMCCDCRMFHVRKVCAANFGDICSVVGQQATEEMLLPRFFQLCSDNVWGVRKACAECFMAVSCATSQEVRRTKLSTLFINLISDPSRWVRQAAFQSLGPFISTFANPSSSGQYFKEEDDKNSEDHASAQENSKQIRTTEDITTEDEHNRTENLSSHIDNGNFGTKLENATGDQNAVSNNSQRESDFQTESSFHCTLSSDSCGGMADENEQSSHCCTAGLREAGRSSQETSLSEQELYNSFHFWRTPLPEIDIDLELQQTSEIILDREIQELTMPVSPNIPMATRKELEEMIENLEPHIDDPDVKAQVEVLSAALRASSLNPQEETMAGIGKGTDSQNELTSSDQQSFKPILSDIVPLIGDTVENLDSTLHYIHNDSDLSTNSSFSPEEERKSKVQDVVPQALLDQYLSMTDPSRAQTVDTEIAKHCAYSLPGVALTLGRQNWHCLKDTYETLASDMQWKVRRTLAFSIHELAVILGDQLTAGDLVPVFNGFLKDLDEVRIGVLKHLHDFLKLLHLDKRREYLYQLQEFLVTDNSRNWRFRAELAEQLILLLDLYSARDIYDYLRPIAFSLCADKVSSVRWISYKLVSEMVKKLYMASTSTFVVDLMNELVEKFCRCRKWSGRQTFVFICQTISEDDCLPMDQFAVHLLPHLLHLASDRVPNVRVLLAKTLKQTLLEKEYFINSANSHQEAVEQTVMALQMDDDNDVKYFASIHPASTKIADDAMSTASSTY, from the exons ATGGAACAGGTGCCTCACATTGCTATGTTTTGTCAAGAAAACAGACCTTCCATCCCATATGCTTTTTCCAAATACTTACTACCTATTGTGGTACGGTACCTTGCAGACCAGAATAACCAG GTAAGAAAAACGAGCCAGGCAGCATTGTTAGTTCTGTTGGAACAAGAACTCATAGAGAGATATGATGTGGAGACCAAAGTATGCCCTGTTCTGATAGATCTGACGGCACCAGACAGCAATGATGATGTGAAGACGGAAGCCGTGGCT ATAATGTGCAAAATGGCCTCCATGGTGGGAAAGGACATCACGGAAAGACTTGTTCTTCCTAGGTTTTGTGAGATGTGCTGTGACTGCAGAATGTTTCATGTTCGTAAG GTATGTGCAGCCAACTTTGGAGATATCTGCAGCGTGGTTGGGCAGCAGGCCACTGAAGAAATGCTG CTGCCGAggtttttccagctctgctctgataATGTGTGGGGAGTTCGGAAAGCCTGTGCCGAATGTTTCATGGCAGTTTCTTGTGCAACATCACAAGAAGTCCGGCGGACAAAGTTGTCAACcctttttattaatttgattAGTGATCCTTCGCGATGG GTCCGACAAGCTGCTTTTCAGTCCCTGGGGCCTTTCATATCAACTTTTGCTAACCCATCCAGCAGTGGtcagtattttaaagaagaagaTGATAAAAACTCAGAGGACCATGCTTCTGCACAGGAAAACAG CAAACAAATCAGAACTACAGAAGACATCACAACAGAGGATGAGCACAACAGAACAGAGAATCTGTCTTCACACATCGATAATGGCAATTTTGGAACAAAACTTGAAAATGCCACGGGGGATCAAAATGCAGTGTCAAATAACTCCCAGAGGGAAAGTGATTTCCAGACTGAGTCATCCTTTCATTGCACTTTGTCGTCAGATTCTTGTGGGGGAATGGCTGATGAGAATGAGCAAAGTTCTCATTGCTGTACAGCAGGACTACGGGAGGCTGGGCGAAGTTCACAGGAAACCTCTCTTTCGGAGCAGGAATTGTACAACTCTTTCCATTTCTGGAGGACTCCACTTCCTGAAATAGATATTGATTTGGAGCTTCAGCAGACTTCTGAGATAATCCTCGATAGAGAAATTCAGGAACTCACAATGCCGGTGTCTCCAAACATTCCTATGGCAACAAGGAAAGAGTTGGAGGAAATGATAGAAAATTTGGAACCCCATATAGATGATCCAGACGTTAAAG CACAAGTGGAGGTGTTGTCTGCTGCACTCAGAGCATCCAGTTTGAATCCTCAGGAAGAGACGATGGCCGGCATTGGCAAGGGAACAGACTCACAGAATGAACTTACCAGCAGTGACCAACAAAGTTTTAAGCCTATACTGAGTGATATTGTGCCTTTAATTGGTGACACTGTTGAG aatttgGATTCCACGCTTCATTATATTCATAACGATTCAGATTTGAGCACCAATAGTAGTTTCAGccctgaggaagaaagaaaatccaaagtACAG GATGTTGTACCTCAAGCCTTGCTGGATCAGTATTTATCAATGACTGATCCATCTCGCGCACAAACTGTTGATACCGAGATTGCCAAACACTGTGCCTACAGCCTACCCGGTGTGGCGCTTACACTAGGCAGACAGAACTGGCACTGCTTGAAGGATACCTATGAGACACTGGCATCTGACATGCAG tggaaagtTCGGCGGACGCTAGCATTTTCTATACATGAACTTGCTGTCATCCTTGGAGACCAACTTACAGCTGGGGATTTAGTTCCTGTCTTCAATGGCTTCTTAAAAGACCTGGATGAAGTCAGGATAGGTGTGCTTAAACACTTGCATGACTTTCTAAAG cttctTCATCTTGACAAAAGAAGAGAGTATCTTTATCAGCTCCAGGAATTCTTAGTGACTGATAACAGCAGGAATTGGCGTTTCCGTGCAGAGCTGGCTGA GCAGCTGATCTTACTTCTAGATCTGTACAGTGCCAGAGACATCTACGACTACTTGCGACCTATCGCGTTCAGCCTCTGTGCAGACAAAGTGTCTTCTGTCCGTTGGATTTCTTACAAGCTG GTTAGTGAAATGGTAAAGAAGCTGTACATGGCGTCAACGTCAACGTTTGTGGTAGACCTCATGAATGAACTTGTTGAAAAGTTCTGTAGATGCCGCAAATGGTCCGGCCGGCAAACTTTTGTCTTTATCTGCCAG ACTATCAGTGAAGATGACTGCCTGCCCATGGACCAGTTTGCTGTGCATCTGTTGCCACACTTATTACACTTGGCATCTGACAGAGTTCCAAATGTTCGAGTCCTGCTTGCAAAAACATTAAAGCAAACGCTTTTAGAGAAAG agtaTTTTATAAATTCTGCCAACTCGCATCAAGAAGCTGTGGAACAAACAGTTATGGCGCTTCAAATGGACGATGACAACGATGTCAAGTATTTTGCAAGCATACACCCTGCCAGTACCAAAATTGCAGACGATGCCATGAGCACTGCTTCATCAACGTATTGA